The proteins below are encoded in one region of Helianthus annuus cultivar XRQ/B chromosome 2, HanXRQr2.0-SUNRISE, whole genome shotgun sequence:
- the LOC118485820 gene encoding replication protein A 70 kDa DNA-binding subunit A-like — protein MENHNITMLRAVDAFQEQFSVKVRVIRVWEHPERRNPSQLYSFDMIIMDEEGTKMEATCLNRVLPQFRPSLVEKKCLIIRNPTIGFNNSTYRYVDNQNRLCFQGTTEVIPCEDIGGSPYGFDFLSFPDILNSNAISNSTVDVIGYLIRSFPKETVNNKSTGKQAVKVTIEISDLEGRTVFLTLWDQYCDKVLSFFESIKGKNIHAIIILQFGKVKWWNGVAYVNNSYTVSRLFCNHDCPEVDEFRNRLFENSIEVSESTSLGSMAKSVEEEILKSKDFLNICDVFSLKTVCKVIVLGNILGVYKDEGWFYEGCNRCNKKIKKVVNLSEDTQESGSAVTKEVLTCVSDRCAFKTITSSLKFKIQLRVQDPSASVTLTLFDREARKLLGKSVDDILTANPEFRSDSMKIPAEVDALVGQTAAFKIDVTGYVLKYNIHKYGILKLTVDPNVISSSQNMSLNIDASEFESQTSDGFKNSAAKRIENNTPVSNMASTVSPVSLDVTDTPDSMLAKDEVKRNLVQVYDVEEDSHTSATKLQKSGDVQDFNSAEKRNLLIPKVEK, from the exons ATGGAGAACCATAACATTACTATGTTGAGAGCTGTTGATGCCTTTCAAGAGCAGTTTTCTGTCAAGGTTAGGGTGATCAGGGTTTGGGAACACCCTGAAAGGAGGAATCCCAGTCAATTATACTCATTTGACATGATTATAATGGACGAAGAg GGGACAAAGATGGAGGCAACATGCTTGAATAGAGTTTTACCACAATTTCGCCCGTCATTAGTTGAAAAGAAATGTTTGATTATCAGGAATCCAACTATAGGTTTTAATAACTCTACGTACAGGTATGTTGACAATCAAAATAGGCTATGTTTCCAGGGGACAACCGAAGTTATTCCATGTGAAGATATTGGTGGATCACCGTATGGTTTTGATTTCTTGAGTTTTCCGGACATCTTGAACAGTAATGCTATTTCAAACTCTACAGTTG ATGTTATTGGTTATTTGATTCGATCATTTCCTAAAGAGACTGTTAATAACAAATCAACTGGAAAGCAGGCTGTTAAGGTTACTATAGAGATATCTGATCTGGA GGGTCGGACGGTATTTCTTACTCTGTGGGATCAATACTGTGATAAAGTTTTGTCGTTTTTTGAGAGTATCAAAGGAAAAAATATTCATGCAATCATTATATTGCAGTTTGGCAAGGTCAAGTGGTGGAATG GGGTTGCGTATGTTAACAATTCATACACGGTTAGTCGTCTTTTTTGCAATCATGATTGTCCTGAAGTCGATGAGTTCAGAAACCG TTTGTTTGAAAATTCGATTGAAGTCTCTGAATCCACGAGCCTTGGTTCCATGGCAAAATCTGTTGAAGAGGAAATCTTGAAAAGCAAAGATTTTTTAAATATTTGTGATGTCTTTTCGCTTAAGACG GTTTGCAAGGTCATTGTTCTGGGTAATATACTGGGTGTTTACAAAGATGAAGGATGGTTCTATGAGGGTTGTAATAGATGTAACAAGAAGATCAAAAAAGTTGTTAATCTGAGTGAGGATACCCAGGAATCAGGTTCAGCTGTTACAAAGGAGGTTCTTACCTGTGTATCTGATCGTTGTGCTTTTAAAACTATAACTTCTTCTCTCAA GTTTAAGATTCAACTTAGAGTTCAAGACCCATCAGCTTCTGTTACACTTACTTTGTTTGATCGTGAAGCACGGAAGTTGTTAGGAAAGTCTGTTGATGATATTCTTACTGCTAACCCTGaattt CGTTCTGATTCCATGAAGATTCCTGCTGAAGTAGACGCATTGGTTGGCCAGACTGCTGCTTTTAAAATAGATGTTACTGGCTACGTCTTGAAGTATAACATCCATAAGTATGGTATACTGAAGCTGACTGTGGATCCTAACGTTATATCT TCTTCTCAGAATATGTCTCTCAATATTGATGCTTCAGAATTTGAATCTCAGACATCTGATGGTTTCAAG AACTCTGCTGCCAAAAGAATCGAAAACAATACTCCTGTGTCTAACATGGCGAGCACCGTTTCACCTGTTTCATTGGATGTTACTGATACTCCTGATTCCATGTTAGCTAAGGATGAAGTGAAGCGAAACTTGGTTCAAGTCTATGATGTTGAAGAAGATTCTCACACATCTGCAACGAAGCTCCAAAAGTCTGGAGATGTTCAGGATTTCAATAGTGCAGAGAAGAGGAACCTCTTAATTCCTAAAGTTGAGAAatag